One Polaribacter sp. KT25b DNA segment encodes these proteins:
- a CDS encoding tetratricopeptide repeat protein has protein sequence MKKILFLLLIIANTISAQNADELFSSANDLYKNEKFEKAIELYKQIESKGLTSSELYYNLGNSYYKLNKVGPSIYYLEKALKINPLNEDAKNNLVFAKRLALDKIEELPKTVLQKFNINYLQQLSYNQWAIVVIVFSILGSLLFLLFYFADAPSIKRFYFVTSSLSFILLIISLLITFNQYSLSKNKKEAIVFAEKTEVRNAPTFNSEDVFTLHEGTKVLVLDDVDDWRKIEIADGKQGWIIAKEIKVLNDF, from the coding sequence ATGAAAAAGATATTATTTTTATTACTGATAATTGCAAATACTATCTCTGCACAAAATGCAGATGAACTCTTTTCGTCTGCAAATGATTTGTATAAAAACGAAAAATTTGAAAAAGCAATAGAACTTTACAAGCAAATTGAATCTAAAGGTTTAACATCATCAGAATTATATTATAATTTAGGTAATTCTTATTATAAATTAAACAAAGTTGGCCCATCAATTTATTATTTAGAAAAAGCATTAAAAATTAACCCTTTAAATGAAGATGCAAAAAATAATTTAGTTTTTGCAAAACGATTAGCACTTGATAAAATAGAAGAATTACCAAAAACTGTACTTCAAAAATTTAATATTAATTATTTACAACAACTATCTTATAATCAATGGGCAATTGTAGTTATTGTATTTTCAATTTTAGGTAGTTTACTGTTTTTATTGTTTTATTTTGCTGATGCCCCTTCTATAAAAAGGTTCTATTTTGTAACAAGTTCATTGAGTTTTATTCTGTTAATTATCTCTCTGTTAATTACCTTTAATCAATATTCTCTTTCAAAAAATAAGAAAGAAGCCATTGTTTTTGCAGAAAAAACAGAAGTAAGAAATGCTCCAACTTTTAATTCAGAAGATGTATTTACTTTACATGAAGGCACAAAGGTATTGGTTTTAGACGATGTAGATGATTGGAGAAAGATAGAAATTGCAGACGGTAAACAAGGTTGGATTATTGCCAAAGAAATAAAAGTGTTAAATGATTTTT